The Propionispora hippei DSM 15287 DNA segment GCGGCCGATTGCCGAAATCATGTTTAGTGATTTTATTACGATTGCAATGGATTCTTTGGTTAACCAGGCGGCCAAAATGAGATATATGTTTGGCGGCAAGGCCAAAGTTCCCATGGTGCTTCGCCTGCCGGGCGGTTCGGGAACGGGTGCGGCAGCACAGCATTCGCAGAGCCTGGAAAACTGGCTGGTCCATGTACCGGGATTGAAGGTAGTTATGGCGACCACCCCCTATGATGTAAAAGGCTTGTTAAAAACCGCTGTCCGTGATGACAATCCGGTCGTATTTATTGAAACTAAAACCTGTTATAACCGCAAGGGAGAGGTGCCGGAAGGCGAATATACCATTCCCTTTGGTGTAGCCGATATAAAACGGCAGGGCAAAGATGTAACTATTCTGGCCACCGGCATCATGGTGCACCGTTCGCTGGAAGCGGCCGAACTGCTGGCTAAGGAAGGCATTGATGTAGAGGTCATTGATCCGCGTACTCTGGTGCCGTTCGATAAAGAAACGCTGGTCAAATCAGTGATTAAAACCGGCAAGCTGATCATTGTCCACGAAGCCTGCAAACGCGGCGGCTTTGGCGGCGAAGTAGCTGCTGAGGTTATGGACAGTGAAGCCTTTGATTATCTGGATGCACCGATCAAACGGGTAGCCGGTAAAAATGTACCTATTCCGTACTGCATGGAACTGGAAAAAAGCGCAGTACCGCAGATCGACGATATTGTAAAAGCCGTCCGTGAAATTGTATAAACAGGAGGAGTTAGCATGGCAGCAGAGTTGTTGATGCCCAAACTGGGCATGACCATGGAAGAGGGAACCATTGTGAAATGGTCTAAACAGGTGGGAGACAAAGTCGCTGAAGGCGAAATCCTGCTGGAAATTATGACGGACAAAGTCAATATGGAAGTGGAAGCTCCGGCTACCGGGGAA contains these protein-coding regions:
- a CDS encoding alpha-ketoacid dehydrogenase subunit beta; protein product: MAVITYKEAVRQAMQEEMRRDETVFLMGEDVGIYGGAFGVSLGMLDEFGEERVRDTPISEAAISGAAAGAAVTGMRPIAEIMFSDFITIAMDSLVNQAAKMRYMFGGKAKVPMVLRLPGGSGTGAAAQHSQSLENWLVHVPGLKVVMATTPYDVKGLLKTAVRDDNPVVFIETKTCYNRKGEVPEGEYTIPFGVADIKRQGKDVTILATGIMVHRSLEAAELLAKEGIDVEVIDPRTLVPFDKETLVKSVIKTGKLIIVHEACKRGGFGGEVAAEVMDSEAFDYLDAPIKRVAGKNVPIPYCMELEKSAVPQIDDIVKAVREIV